The Gadus macrocephalus chromosome 13, ASM3116895v1 genome includes a window with the following:
- the tkta gene encoding transketolase isoform X2 yields the protein MEDYHKPDQQTVQALRNIAIRLRINSIKATTAAGTGYPTSCCSVAEIMSVLFFHTMKYRPEDPRYINNDRFILSKGHAAPALYSMWTETGFIKESELLTLCQVDSALESHPTPRQQFVDVATGSLGQGLGVACGMAYTAKYFDKASYNVYCLLGDGELSEGSVWEAMSFASYYQLDNLVAILDINRLGQSEPAPLQHHLDKYQKRCEAFGWHTIIVDGHSVEELCKALSQARHQPTAILAKTVKGKGIPAAEDKMGWHAKPLSKDMAEVVVKELQGRLVNSSKRLYPAAPTEDSPPVSLRNVRMPSAPGYKAGEKVSTRKAYGTAIAKLGRYNERVVALDGDTNNLTYSEIFKNEHPNRFVECYIAQQNMVSVAMGCAARDRNIVFASTLASFFTRAYDQLRMAAISESNINLCGSHCGVSTGEDGPSQMGLEDMSMFRALPTATVFYPSDAVSTEKAVELAAITKGVCYIRTSRPENPIIYNSNEDFHVGQSKVVYQSKDDQVTVVAAGVTLHEALAAAEHLKKERIYVRVIDPFTIKPLDAKTIIDHTRATKGRIITVEDHYYEGGLGEAVAAAVVNESNFSLQRLAVSHTPRSGKPHELLKLYGIDRDAIVLAIRKMLNNSANAK from the exons ATGGAGGACTACCACAAGCCAGACCAGCAGACCGTCCAGGCTCTGAGAAACATCGCTATCCGCCTCAGGATCAACTCCATCAAGGCCACCACTGCGGCTGGCACTGG GTACCCCACGTCATGCTGCAGCGTGGCGGAGATCATGTCGGTGCTGTTCTTCCACACCATGAAGTACCGCCCGGAAGACCCCCGCTACATCAACAACGACCGCTTCATCCTGTCCAAG GGCCACGCCGCCCCAGCCTTGTACTCCATGTGGACGGAGACCGGCTTCATCAAGGAGAGCGAGCTTCTGACCCTGTGCCAGGTGGACTCTGCTCTGGAGAGCCACCCTACTCCT aggcaGCAGTTTGTGGATGTTGCCACAGGATCTTTGGGGCAGGGCCTTGGAGTGGCCTGCGGAATGGCTTACACAGCAAAGTACTTTGACAAAGCCAG CTATAATGTGTACTGCCTGCTGGGGGATGGTGAGCTGTCAGAGGGCTCGGTGTGGGAGGCCATGTCCTTCGCCTCATACTACCAGCTGGACAACCTGGTGGCTATCCTGGACATCAACCGGCTGGGCCAGAGTGAGCCCGCCCCCCTGCAACACCACCTGGACAAATACCAGAAGCGCTGCGAAGCTTTTGG gtGGCACACCATCATCGTGGACGGCCACAGTGTGGAGGAGCTGTGCAAGGCGCTGAGCCAGGCACGCCACCAGCCCACTGCCATCCTGGCCAAGACGGTCAAAGGCAAAGGCATCCCAG CTGCGGAGGACAAGATGGGCTGGCACGCCAAGCCGCTGTCCAAGGAcatggcggaggtggtggtgaaggagcTGCAGGGCCGCCTGGTGAACAGCAGCAAGCGGCTGTACCCGGCGGCGCCCACCGAGGACTCGCCTCCCGTCAGCCTGAGGAACGTGCGCATGCCCAGCGCCCCCGGCTACAAGGCCGGCGAGAAG GTGTCCACCCGTAAGGCGTACGGGACGGCCATCGCCAAGCTGGGCCGCTACAACGAGCGCGTGGTGGCGCTGGACGGAGACACCAACAACCTCACCTACTCGGAGATCTTCAAGAACGAGCACCCCAACCGCTTTGTCGAGTGCTACATCGCCCAGCAGAACATG gtcagtGTTGCCATGGGCTGTGCGGCCCGGGACCGCAACATTGTGTTCGCCAGCACCCTGGCCTCCTTCTTCACCAGGGCCTACGACCAGCTTCGCATGGCCGCCATCTCAGAGAGCAACATCAACCTGTGTGGCTCACACTGCGGCGTCTCTACTG gagaGGATGGCCCATCCCAGATGGGACTTGAGGATATGTCCATGTTCAGGGCTCTCCCCACAGCCACCGTGTTCTACCCCAGTGACGCTGTGTCCACTGAGAAGGCAGTGGAGTTGGCTGCCATCACTAAG GGAGTCTGCTACATCCGAACCAGCCGTCCAGAGAATCCCATCATTTACAACAGCAATGAGGACTTCCATGTTGGACAGTCCAAG GTGGTGTACCAGAGCAAGGACGACCAGGTCACTGTGGTGGCTGCTGGGGTCACCCTGCATGAAGCACTGGCTGCAGCCGAACACCTGAAGAAAG AGAGGATCTATGTCAGGGTGATCGACCCCTTCACCATCAAACCCCTGGACGCCAAAACCATCATCGACCACACCCGCGCCACCAAGGGCCGCATCATCACCGTGGAGGACCACTACTACGAAG GGGGTCTCGGCGAGGCCGTGGCCGCAGCGGTGGTCAACGAGTCCAACTTCAGCCTGCAGCGCCTGGCGGTGTCCCACACCCCCCGCAGCGGCAAGCCCCACGAGCTGCTCAAGCTCTACGGCATCGACCGCGACGCCATCGTCCTGGCCATCCGCAAGATGCTGAACAACTCTGCCAACGCCAAGtaa
- the tkta gene encoding transketolase isoform X1 — translation MEDYHKPDQQTVQALRNIAIRLRINSIKATTAAGTGYPTSCCSVAEIMSVLFFHTMKYRPEDPRYINNDRFILSKGHAAPALYSMWTETGFIKESELLTLCQVDSALESHPTPVRVVPRTRQQFVDVATGSLGQGLGVACGMAYTAKYFDKASYNVYCLLGDGELSEGSVWEAMSFASYYQLDNLVAILDINRLGQSEPAPLQHHLDKYQKRCEAFGWHTIIVDGHSVEELCKALSQARHQPTAILAKTVKGKGIPAAEDKMGWHAKPLSKDMAEVVVKELQGRLVNSSKRLYPAAPTEDSPPVSLRNVRMPSAPGYKAGEKVSTRKAYGTAIAKLGRYNERVVALDGDTNNLTYSEIFKNEHPNRFVECYIAQQNMVSVAMGCAARDRNIVFASTLASFFTRAYDQLRMAAISESNINLCGSHCGVSTGEDGPSQMGLEDMSMFRALPTATVFYPSDAVSTEKAVELAAITKGVCYIRTSRPENPIIYNSNEDFHVGQSKVVYQSKDDQVTVVAAGVTLHEALAAAEHLKKERIYVRVIDPFTIKPLDAKTIIDHTRATKGRIITVEDHYYEGGLGEAVAAAVVNESNFSLQRLAVSHTPRSGKPHELLKLYGIDRDAIVLAIRKMLNNSANAK, via the exons ATGGAGGACTACCACAAGCCAGACCAGCAGACCGTCCAGGCTCTGAGAAACATCGCTATCCGCCTCAGGATCAACTCCATCAAGGCCACCACTGCGGCTGGCACTGG GTACCCCACGTCATGCTGCAGCGTGGCGGAGATCATGTCGGTGCTGTTCTTCCACACCATGAAGTACCGCCCGGAAGACCCCCGCTACATCAACAACGACCGCTTCATCCTGTCCAAG GGCCACGCCGCCCCAGCCTTGTACTCCATGTGGACGGAGACCGGCTTCATCAAGGAGAGCGAGCTTCTGACCCTGTGCCAGGTGGACTCTGCTCTGGAGAGCCACCCTACTCCTGTAAGAGTAGTCCCACGTACC aggcaGCAGTTTGTGGATGTTGCCACAGGATCTTTGGGGCAGGGCCTTGGAGTGGCCTGCGGAATGGCTTACACAGCAAAGTACTTTGACAAAGCCAG CTATAATGTGTACTGCCTGCTGGGGGATGGTGAGCTGTCAGAGGGCTCGGTGTGGGAGGCCATGTCCTTCGCCTCATACTACCAGCTGGACAACCTGGTGGCTATCCTGGACATCAACCGGCTGGGCCAGAGTGAGCCCGCCCCCCTGCAACACCACCTGGACAAATACCAGAAGCGCTGCGAAGCTTTTGG gtGGCACACCATCATCGTGGACGGCCACAGTGTGGAGGAGCTGTGCAAGGCGCTGAGCCAGGCACGCCACCAGCCCACTGCCATCCTGGCCAAGACGGTCAAAGGCAAAGGCATCCCAG CTGCGGAGGACAAGATGGGCTGGCACGCCAAGCCGCTGTCCAAGGAcatggcggaggtggtggtgaaggagcTGCAGGGCCGCCTGGTGAACAGCAGCAAGCGGCTGTACCCGGCGGCGCCCACCGAGGACTCGCCTCCCGTCAGCCTGAGGAACGTGCGCATGCCCAGCGCCCCCGGCTACAAGGCCGGCGAGAAG GTGTCCACCCGTAAGGCGTACGGGACGGCCATCGCCAAGCTGGGCCGCTACAACGAGCGCGTGGTGGCGCTGGACGGAGACACCAACAACCTCACCTACTCGGAGATCTTCAAGAACGAGCACCCCAACCGCTTTGTCGAGTGCTACATCGCCCAGCAGAACATG gtcagtGTTGCCATGGGCTGTGCGGCCCGGGACCGCAACATTGTGTTCGCCAGCACCCTGGCCTCCTTCTTCACCAGGGCCTACGACCAGCTTCGCATGGCCGCCATCTCAGAGAGCAACATCAACCTGTGTGGCTCACACTGCGGCGTCTCTACTG gagaGGATGGCCCATCCCAGATGGGACTTGAGGATATGTCCATGTTCAGGGCTCTCCCCACAGCCACCGTGTTCTACCCCAGTGACGCTGTGTCCACTGAGAAGGCAGTGGAGTTGGCTGCCATCACTAAG GGAGTCTGCTACATCCGAACCAGCCGTCCAGAGAATCCCATCATTTACAACAGCAATGAGGACTTCCATGTTGGACAGTCCAAG GTGGTGTACCAGAGCAAGGACGACCAGGTCACTGTGGTGGCTGCTGGGGTCACCCTGCATGAAGCACTGGCTGCAGCCGAACACCTGAAGAAAG AGAGGATCTATGTCAGGGTGATCGACCCCTTCACCATCAAACCCCTGGACGCCAAAACCATCATCGACCACACCCGCGCCACCAAGGGCCGCATCATCACCGTGGAGGACCACTACTACGAAG GGGGTCTCGGCGAGGCCGTGGCCGCAGCGGTGGTCAACGAGTCCAACTTCAGCCTGCAGCGCCTGGCGGTGTCCCACACCCCCCGCAGCGGCAAGCCCCACGAGCTGCTCAAGCTCTACGGCATCGACCGCGACGCCATCGTCCTGGCCATCCGCAAGATGCTGAACAACTCTGCCAACGCCAAGtaa